The following are from one region of the Thermococcus cleftensis genome:
- a CDS encoding prefoldin subunit has protein sequence MELVRAYEKERELQRLRELRASLELKLAEVNEAKRYLKSGDRKLYRLLSGLLVEVSGEEAREHLESIEMAYRRELERLKRREEEVLGELRDLRARPS, from the coding sequence CGAGAAGGAGCGTGAGCTCCAGAGGCTCAGGGAGCTGAGGGCCTCGCTGGAGCTCAAGCTGGCGGAGGTCAATGAGGCGAAGAGGTATCTTAAATCCGGGGACAGGAAACTCTACCGCCTCCTCTCGGGCCTCCTGGTGGAGGTGAGCGGAGAAGAGGCGAGGGAGCACCTTGAGTCAATAGAGATGGCCTACAGGCGGGAGCTGGAGAGGCTGAAAAGGAGAGAAGAGGAGGTACTCGGGGAGCTCAGGGACCTCAGAGCTCGCCCTTCTTAG
- a CDS encoding 2-oxoacid:ferredoxin oxidoreductase subunit gamma codes for MRKEILFSGFGGQGVILASVILGRAAAVYENLYAVQTQAYGPESRGGASKAEVVISDEPIDYPKTLKPDCAVFFSQEAYNKYLHTVKEGARIIVEEELVPHRDLEFEKKLNVIALPLTKIAEETTGLSLTMNILTLGILTAWTGVVSREAIEKAVLDAVPKGTEEINLRALRKGFELGEKAKKGEL; via the coding sequence ATGAGGAAGGAGATACTCTTCAGCGGCTTCGGCGGCCAGGGAGTTATCCTGGCGAGCGTTATCCTCGGAAGGGCCGCGGCCGTCTACGAGAACCTCTACGCGGTGCAGACCCAGGCTTACGGCCCTGAGTCCAGGGGTGGAGCGAGCAAGGCGGAGGTCGTCATAAGCGACGAGCCCATAGACTACCCCAAGACCCTCAAGCCGGACTGTGCGGTTTTCTTCTCCCAGGAGGCCTACAACAAGTACCTCCACACGGTAAAGGAGGGCGCGAGAATCATTGTGGAGGAAGAGCTCGTCCCGCACCGCGACCTGGAGTTCGAGAAGAAGCTCAACGTCATAGCGCTTCCGCTCACCAAAATAGCCGAGGAAACGACCGGGCTGAGCCTCACGATGAACATCTTGACCCTCGGAATCCTAACCGCCTGGACAGGGGTCGTGAGCAGGGAGGCGATAGAGAAGGCCGTTCTCGACGCCGTTCCAAAGGGCACCGAGGAGATAAACTTAAGGGCGCTCCGCAAGGGCTTCGAGCTCGGGGAGAAGGCTAAGAAGGGCGAGCTCTGA